A single region of the Microlunatus panaciterrae genome encodes:
- a CDS encoding flavodoxin family protein — protein MKALVVYESMFGNTEQVARAIADGLRESVETESVEVSEAPKVPGPDVGLIVAGGPTHAFSMSRASTRADAITRGAQEGEQDFGLREWMDGLPSGHHTEKVATFDTRIQTMRHLPGSAAKGAAKEARRHGYESAEPAESFYVHDVDGPLLDGELDRARAWGRQLGAALGGSTAGR, from the coding sequence ATGAAAGCTCTCGTCGTCTACGAGTCGATGTTCGGCAACACCGAGCAGGTGGCCCGAGCCATTGCCGATGGGTTGCGGGAGTCGGTCGAGACGGAGTCGGTGGAGGTCAGCGAGGCGCCCAAGGTGCCGGGACCTGACGTCGGGCTCATCGTCGCCGGTGGACCCACCCACGCGTTCTCCATGAGCCGGGCCAGTACCAGGGCCGACGCGATCACCCGCGGCGCTCAGGAGGGCGAGCAGGACTTCGGACTACGGGAGTGGATGGACGGGTTGCCGTCGGGCCACCACACCGAGAAGGTAGCCACCTTCGATACCCGGATCCAGACCATGCGCCACCTGCCGGGGTCGGCGGCGAAAGGGGCGGCCAAGGAGGCGAGACGACATGGGTACGAGTCCGCAGAACCGGCCGAGAGCTTCTATGTCCACGACGTCGACGGACCGCTCCTCGACGGGGAGCTCGACCGCGCCAGGGCCTGGGGCCGGCAGCTGGGCGCCGCTCTGGGGGGATCGACAGCGGGTCGATGA
- a CDS encoding GAF and ANTAR domain-containing protein, with protein sequence MTSDDDATLGSGAGEPKSDGDEDLRDALVALANLSTGHLGLEELLTKVATYAVRAIPGADGAGLTLLEHGRSATIVSTAPFVTEIDDIQYGLGQGPCISAAAEGQTKLSGSLGADQRWPQFGSKVARLGVHSVVSLPLITPGAVVGAMNVYAHAKHVFDNRAVELGELFAAPAAIAVENAQVLVQAQRLAAQLQAALGTRGVVDRAIGIMMSRTGATPDEALNKLRSLSQTEHVKLPVMAQRIVDAAVRRARALHKEEE encoded by the coding sequence ATGACGTCGGACGATGACGCGACTTTGGGGTCAGGCGCAGGCGAGCCCAAGTCGGACGGGGACGAGGATCTGCGGGATGCTCTGGTGGCGCTGGCCAACCTGTCCACCGGCCACCTGGGGCTGGAAGAACTGCTGACCAAGGTGGCCACCTACGCGGTCCGGGCCATCCCAGGCGCGGACGGTGCGGGCCTGACCCTGTTGGAGCATGGCCGCTCCGCGACGATCGTCTCCACCGCCCCCTTCGTGACGGAGATCGACGACATCCAGTACGGGCTCGGGCAGGGCCCCTGCATCAGTGCCGCCGCTGAGGGTCAGACCAAGCTGTCAGGATCACTGGGCGCCGACCAACGGTGGCCGCAATTCGGGTCCAAGGTGGCCAGGCTCGGGGTCCACAGCGTCGTGTCCCTGCCTCTGATCACCCCCGGCGCGGTAGTGGGAGCCATGAATGTCTATGCCCACGCCAAGCATGTGTTCGACAACCGAGCCGTCGAACTGGGCGAGCTGTTTGCAGCGCCTGCGGCGATTGCGGTCGAGAACGCTCAGGTCCTCGTCCAGGCCCAACGACTGGCGGCTCAGCTCCAAGCCGCACTCGGTACTCGGGGGGTTGTGGATCGAGCCATCGGCATCATGATGAGTCGTACCGGAGCGACCCCGGACGAGGCTCTCAACAAGTTGCGCAGCCTGAGCCAGACCGAGCACGTGAAGTTGCCGGTGATGGCTCAGCGGATTGTGGACGCTGCGGTGCGCCGCGCCCGCGCCCTCCACAAAGAAGAGGAATAG
- a CDS encoding TM2 domain-containing protein yields the protein MGEFVPEPVVYGPQGRQPQPSDYPHYPLRASPQPHPAALPHPPYQVSPYQVSPYQVSPYQGDPYHRQPYQGDPRQQQYQNGLYAAQKSRLAAGLLAFFLGTLGIHNFYLGRVGIAVLQLLLSVLSFGLLAPVVAVWVIIEGILILTRSPSFATDAKGIPLRD from the coding sequence ATGGGAGAGTTCGTACCGGAGCCCGTTGTCTATGGTCCGCAGGGCCGGCAGCCCCAGCCTTCCGACTACCCGCACTACCCACTGCGGGCTTCGCCCCAGCCTCACCCCGCCGCGTTGCCTCACCCCCCGTACCAAGTCAGTCCGTACCAAGTCAGTCCGTACCAAGTCAGTCCGTACCAGGGCGACCCGTACCACCGCCAGCCGTACCAGGGCGACCCGCGGCAGCAGCAGTACCAGAATGGGCTGTATGCAGCTCAGAAGTCGAGGCTCGCGGCCGGTCTGCTGGCGTTCTTCCTCGGCACCCTGGGCATCCATAACTTCTATCTGGGCCGGGTCGGCATCGCTGTGCTGCAGCTGCTGCTGAGCGTTCTCTCGTTCGGCCTGCTCGCACCGGTGGTAGCCGTCTGGGTGATCATCGAGGGCATCTTGATCCTGACCAGGTCACCCAGCTTCGCCACCGACGCCAAGGGCATCCCGCTCCGGGATTGA
- a CDS encoding ABC transporter permease translates to MARHNLGVVIGFEFTRTVKKRRFWATTLAIPAVLAVVFLLIFVSNSTTSVNEGAQRNAKITFTYTDSSGLIPASTAALFGGQLATDPGTALNDVRSGRSEAYFAYPADLSRDPIKVYGADKGIFENGKYDAVARRLLTTAAEQKIGSTQLTAAVSGTVKIETTTFKDGQLAGGVGAVVPPLLFLLIFYVSIILLSNQMLNSTLEEKENRVTEMILTTLDPTTLIIGKVIAVFMVGLVQLLVFMTPFGIGYVFFREQLSLPSFDLAHLTFEPGPMITGALLLVGGFTVFTGTLVAIGAVMPTAKEAGAVFGSIIALIFVPLYTVSLIVSDPHALIVQVFTYFPLSAPVTALLRNGFGTLNPVESVAVIVELFAVGFLTLRLAVHLFRYGSIEYSRKLSIRGTFGR, encoded by the coding sequence ATGGCTCGACACAACCTGGGTGTCGTCATCGGCTTCGAGTTCACCCGCACCGTGAAGAAGCGGCGTTTTTGGGCCACCACGCTGGCCATTCCGGCGGTGCTCGCGGTGGTGTTCCTGCTGATCTTCGTCTCCAACTCGACAACCAGCGTCAACGAGGGCGCCCAGCGGAACGCGAAGATCACCTTCACCTACACCGATTCCTCCGGACTGATCCCGGCCAGCACGGCAGCATTGTTCGGTGGGCAGCTGGCGACGGATCCTGGCACCGCCCTCAACGACGTGCGCTCAGGACGTTCGGAGGCCTACTTCGCCTACCCCGCAGACCTTTCACGAGACCCGATCAAGGTGTACGGCGCCGACAAGGGCATCTTCGAGAACGGCAAGTACGACGCCGTCGCCAGGCGTTTGCTCACCACCGCAGCCGAGCAGAAGATCGGCTCGACACAGCTGACCGCTGCCGTCAGCGGCACGGTCAAGATCGAGACCACAACGTTCAAGGATGGGCAGCTCGCCGGCGGCGTCGGCGCGGTCGTCCCGCCGCTGTTGTTTCTGCTGATCTTCTACGTGAGCATCATCCTGCTGTCCAACCAGATGCTGAACAGCACCCTGGAGGAGAAGGAGAACCGGGTCACCGAGATGATCCTCACCACGCTCGACCCCACCACCTTGATCATCGGGAAGGTCATCGCCGTCTTCATGGTCGGTTTGGTGCAGCTCCTGGTCTTCATGACCCCGTTCGGCATCGGTTACGTGTTCTTCCGTGAGCAGTTGTCCCTGCCCAGCTTCGACCTCGCACACCTGACCTTCGAACCGGGGCCGATGATCACCGGCGCGTTGCTTCTGGTGGGAGGCTTCACCGTGTTCACCGGCACCCTGGTCGCCATCGGGGCGGTGATGCCGACCGCGAAGGAGGCCGGCGCCGTATTCGGGTCGATAATCGCGCTGATCTTCGTACCCTTGTACACGGTCAGTCTCATCGTCTCCGACCCGCACGCCCTCATCGTGCAGGTTTTCACCTACTTCCCGCTCTCCGCGCCGGTGACCGCACTGCTGCGCAACGGCTTCGGCACCCTTAACCCGGTCGAGTCGGTGGCGGTCATCGTCGAGCTGTTCGCCGTCGGGTTCCTCACTCTCCGGCTGGCCGTGCACCTGTTCCGCTATGGGTCGATCGAGTATTCACGCAAGCTCTCGATCAGGGGCACCTTCGGTCGCTGA
- a CDS encoding aldo/keto reductase produces the protein MEHVRLGRTGLQVSKLCLGTMTFGLQCDEVASFSILDRAAEGGIDFLDTADAYPLGGDTGTAGRTEEIIGRWLKGKRDRFIVATKCFGQMGPAPFDGGNSRKHIMSAVDASLRRLQTDYIDLYQLHSFDPLTPIDESLGALDDLVRMGKVRYIGCSNFLTYRLVRAIGRSETLGLARFDSVQPRYNLLFRQIEREMLPFCEEEGVGVIPYNPIAGGLLSGKHVRNAAPTEGTRFTLGTASKNYQDRYWHDREFDTVENLQKVADDAGLPLVTMAVAWVLAQQAITAPIIGASRPDQLDASLAAAETTLAPDVLQRLDELTHDYRMGDAAR, from the coding sequence ATGGAACATGTGCGTCTGGGACGGACCGGCCTGCAGGTCTCGAAGCTCTGCCTGGGGACGATGACCTTCGGTCTGCAGTGTGATGAAGTGGCCTCCTTCTCGATCTTGGACCGGGCAGCCGAGGGCGGGATCGACTTCCTCGACACCGCCGACGCCTATCCGCTGGGTGGAGACACCGGGACGGCAGGACGGACAGAGGAGATCATCGGCCGCTGGCTCAAAGGCAAGCGGGACCGGTTCATCGTGGCCACGAAGTGCTTCGGCCAGATGGGGCCGGCCCCCTTCGACGGAGGCAACTCGCGCAAGCACATCATGTCGGCTGTCGATGCGTCGCTACGTCGGCTGCAGACCGACTACATTGACCTCTACCAGTTGCACAGCTTCGACCCGCTGACGCCGATCGATGAGTCGCTGGGCGCCTTGGACGACCTCGTACGGATGGGGAAGGTCCGCTATATCGGGTGCTCCAACTTCCTCACCTACCGGCTGGTCCGCGCCATCGGCCGGAGCGAAACACTCGGCCTGGCGCGCTTCGACTCCGTTCAGCCCCGCTACAACCTGCTGTTCCGCCAGATCGAGCGCGAGATGCTGCCGTTCTGCGAGGAAGAGGGGGTCGGCGTCATCCCCTACAACCCGATCGCCGGCGGGCTGCTGTCCGGCAAGCACGTCCGCAACGCCGCACCGACCGAAGGCACCCGGTTCACCCTGGGCACCGCCTCGAAGAACTACCAGGACCGCTACTGGCACGATCGCGAGTTCGACACCGTCGAGAACCTGCAGAAGGTGGCCGACGACGCTGGGCTGCCGCTGGTGACGATGGCTGTGGCCTGGGTGCTCGCTCAGCAGGCGATCACCGCGCCGATCATCGGCGCCAGCAGGCCGGACCAGCTGGACGCGAGCCTGGCAGCAGCAGAGACCACGCTCGCCCCGGACGTCCTGCAGCGGCTGGATGAGCTGACGCACGACTACCGGATGGGCGACGCCGCCCGCTGA
- a CDS encoding ATP-binding cassette domain-containing protein, whose product MTIRAAAAEPLVHIQDFRMDFGDTSVIKDLSFDVAAGETFGFLGSNGCGKTTTLRALLGIYQPTAGTLHIDGKVFEPRDGARLGYLPEERGLYKKESVLDVMVYFGRLKGLTRNRARAWSRAYLERVDLAGKATTRVDKLSSGEQQKVQLGVTIMNEPTLLILDEPTKGFDPVNRRLLMDIIEDQKRSGATVIMVTHQMEEVERLCDRVILLKDGTARAYGTVAEVQEMFGGTVYRVAYSGTLPASSLYEATFNSEGHAELTPRAGAAETAVLRELLDAGVAVRSFTTARTSMDEIFIKIYGEQDNHVGGLR is encoded by the coding sequence GTGACCATCCGAGCTGCGGCGGCCGAGCCGCTGGTGCACATCCAGGACTTCCGGATGGACTTCGGGGACACCTCGGTGATCAAGGACTTGTCCTTCGACGTAGCGGCGGGGGAGACCTTCGGGTTCCTGGGCAGCAACGGATGCGGCAAGACCACCACGCTGCGGGCACTGCTGGGCATCTACCAGCCCACCGCGGGAACCCTGCACATCGATGGCAAGGTCTTCGAGCCCCGAGACGGCGCCCGGCTGGGGTACCTGCCCGAGGAACGTGGACTGTACAAGAAGGAGTCGGTGCTGGACGTGATGGTCTACTTCGGACGCCTCAAGGGCCTGACCAGGAACAGGGCTCGTGCCTGGTCCAGGGCCTATCTGGAGCGCGTTGACCTTGCCGGCAAGGCCACGACGCGGGTCGACAAGCTGTCCAGCGGCGAGCAGCAGAAGGTCCAGCTGGGTGTGACGATCATGAATGAGCCGACGCTGCTCATCCTTGACGAGCCCACGAAGGGCTTCGACCCGGTCAACCGGCGGCTGCTGATGGACATCATCGAGGATCAGAAGCGCTCCGGCGCGACCGTCATCATGGTCACGCACCAGATGGAGGAGGTAGAAAGGCTGTGTGACCGTGTCATTCTGCTCAAGGATGGCACCGCGCGCGCCTACGGGACCGTCGCTGAGGTGCAGGAAATGTTTGGCGGAACCGTGTACCGGGTGGCCTACTCGGGAACGCTGCCCGCCTCTTCGCTGTACGAGGCCACCTTCAACAGCGAGGGGCACGCCGAGCTGACGCCACGCGCCGGCGCAGCGGAGACGGCCGTGCTTCGCGAGCTCCTCGACGCAGGGGTAGCGGTGCGCAGCTTCACCACGGCTCGGACCTCCATGGACGAGATCTTCATCAAGATCTACGGTGAGCAGGACAACCACGTCGGAGGGTTGCGCTGA
- a CDS encoding ABC transporter permease, with amino-acid sequence MLVEWLKLRRSRLVWVTAALLVVGVPAMASGFLSAARFGSPGSPTVLKISTMVVGEGWAAYLGVLGQIMSVAMPLGAGIVTSWCFGREFIDRTVSSLFAMPTSRATVAVAKCAVVTGWACGVGVASVVVGCLLGPVAGIWTPDRLMFDAAGKVLLVSLGSAMLTLPLAFVASVARGYLPAIAVLILIVVLTQIVTVIGVGRWFPYAAVSLWAGMGGEGAAAEIHLRHLALVPVTGLAGVAVTTWWWRRMQVV; translated from the coding sequence ATGCTGGTTGAGTGGCTGAAGTTGCGCCGGAGTCGGCTGGTGTGGGTGACAGCGGCGCTGCTGGTGGTCGGCGTCCCAGCCATGGCGTCCGGGTTCCTCTCAGCCGCCCGGTTCGGCTCGCCTGGCTCGCCGACGGTGCTCAAAATCAGCACGATGGTGGTAGGCGAGGGATGGGCGGCCTACCTCGGCGTGCTGGGCCAGATTATGTCTGTCGCCATGCCGCTCGGGGCCGGCATCGTCACCTCGTGGTGCTTCGGGCGGGAGTTCATCGACCGCACCGTCTCGTCGTTGTTCGCCATGCCCACCTCGCGGGCCACGGTTGCGGTGGCGAAGTGCGCCGTGGTGACCGGCTGGGCCTGCGGAGTGGGCGTGGCCAGCGTGGTCGTCGGATGCCTGCTTGGACCCGTTGCCGGCATCTGGACGCCGGATCGGCTCATGTTCGATGCGGCCGGCAAGGTCCTGCTGGTGTCACTGGGAAGTGCCATGTTGACCCTTCCGCTGGCGTTTGTCGCCTCCGTTGCCCGAGGCTATCTCCCTGCGATCGCGGTCCTGATCCTCATCGTCGTGCTGACCCAGATCGTGACGGTGATCGGCGTCGGCAGATGGTTCCCCTATGCCGCGGTGAGTCTGTGGGCCGGGATGGGCGGTGAAGGTGCAGCGGCCGAGATCCATCTCCGTCACCTCGCGCTCGTACCGGTGACAGGGCTGGCAGGGGTCGCCGTCACGACCTGGTGGTGGCGACGGATGCAGGTCGTCTAG
- a CDS encoding FAD-dependent monooxygenase, which translates to MNLGWKLAFALDQVQGHDALLDSYSLERRPVARQVLALTHLVFFAESSTNPLPAFLRGTLMPVAAPALPLLLGRPLLMAQVVRVLSQRWVRYRHSALSVQGQPGGPGPRPGDRLADEEVNCDGRRLRLHDLTARPGLHLLLQRDTVVPDARPLGNHVSLHRVASWPGHGLLAVRPDGHVGFRTGQYDAGQLGAWLDLVGAR; encoded by the coding sequence GTGAACCTCGGTTGGAAGCTCGCCTTCGCCCTGGACCAGGTGCAGGGTCATGACGCGCTGTTGGACTCCTACAGCCTGGAGCGCCGCCCGGTCGCGCGGCAGGTGCTGGCACTGACCCATCTGGTCTTCTTCGCGGAGTCGTCGACGAACCCGCTGCCTGCCTTCCTGCGCGGGACCCTGATGCCGGTCGCCGCCCCTGCCCTACCCCTGCTGCTCGGTCGGCCGCTGCTGATGGCGCAGGTCGTCCGCGTTCTCTCCCAGCGGTGGGTGCGGTATCGGCACAGTGCCCTGTCGGTCCAGGGCCAGCCCGGCGGTCCGGGCCCCCGTCCCGGCGACCGGCTGGCCGATGAGGAGGTCAACTGCGACGGCCGACGGCTCCGCCTGCATGACCTGACGGCCCGGCCGGGGCTCCACCTGTTGTTGCAGCGCGACACGGTGGTTCCCGATGCTCGTCCACTCGGAAACCACGTGAGCCTGCATCGCGTCGCCAGCTGGCCAGGTCACGGGCTGCTGGCCGTACGGCCCGATGGTCACGTCGGGTTTCGCACCGGCCAGTACGACGCCGGACAGCTCGGAGCCTGGCTGGACCTCGTTGGCGCACGCTAG
- a CDS encoding FAD-dependent oxidoreductase — translation MAGRGRGVKTTVDVLVVGAGPTGLTTALQAHANGATVRVVERRSATFRRSRAMIMHPRTLESLRPLGVTDSLLDRGDRSPRAELHLGRRRVRVELADVALPDTAFPHLTMLRQMDVEEVLSQALEQRGIDVERGVELVDAAVRDSAGRAVLKGEGRLERMSCRFIAGCDGQDSTVRSVAGIGWRGAPYREEVVLADVELDAGLTPDVLHVVADRAGLVFLFALGEGATWRLLATRPARGGHTPFGQPGHQVPQVEVQAILDGAGLAATVTDLRWSAQVRLQHRLAEAFSSGPLFLAGDAAHTHSPAAAQWYEHRDSRRGEPRLEARLRPGPGAGS, via the coding sequence GTGGCGGGTCGTGGCCGCGGCGTGAAGACGACCGTGGACGTGCTGGTCGTCGGAGCAGGTCCGACGGGTCTCACCACGGCCCTGCAGGCGCACGCCAACGGGGCCACCGTACGGGTGGTGGAGCGCCGGAGTGCGACGTTCCGACGCTCGAGGGCGATGATCATGCATCCGCGAACACTGGAGAGCCTGCGCCCGTTGGGCGTGACCGACTCTCTGCTCGACCGGGGTGACCGGTCTCCCCGGGCAGAGCTGCATCTGGGCCGGCGGCGGGTGCGCGTCGAGCTCGCTGACGTGGCGCTGCCGGACACCGCGTTTCCGCACCTGACCATGCTGCGCCAGATGGACGTGGAGGAGGTGCTCAGCCAGGCGCTCGAGCAGCGGGGCATCGACGTCGAGCGTGGTGTCGAGCTCGTCGACGCAGCGGTGCGTGACAGTGCCGGCCGGGCGGTGTTGAAGGGTGAGGGCCGCCTCGAGCGGATGAGCTGCCGGTTCATCGCCGGTTGTGACGGTCAGGACAGCACGGTGCGGTCGGTTGCGGGGATCGGTTGGCGGGGCGCTCCCTATCGCGAGGAGGTGGTGCTCGCCGATGTGGAGCTCGACGCGGGACTCACCCCGGATGTCCTGCACGTCGTTGCCGACCGTGCGGGGCTCGTCTTCCTGTTCGCGCTGGGTGAGGGTGCGACCTGGCGCCTGCTGGCCACCCGGCCGGCTCGGGGCGGCCACACGCCCTTCGGGCAGCCCGGACACCAGGTCCCGCAGGTCGAGGTGCAGGCAATCCTCGACGGTGCCGGTCTTGCGGCCACCGTGACAGATCTGCGGTGGTCCGCCCAGGTGCGCCTGCAGCATCGACTGGCCGAAGCCTTCAGCAGCGGACCGCTCTTCCTCGCCGGCGACGCCGCGCACACCCACTCGCCGGCCGCGGCCCAGTGGTATGAACACCGGGATTCTCGACGCGGTGAACCTCGGTTGGAAGCTCGCCTTCGCCCTGGACCAGGTGCAGGGTCATGA
- a CDS encoding ANTAR domain-containing protein produces the protein MATSLRLDLHELTGAEPPSRICLYAAVPGAFVDLAADIRHALRLTDGSIGLDETKTPTSLTSGLNGLAELSAINQAIGILIGRGHPPGHAHRELSRQADGAGVSLHVRARQLIYETSSILRSSALPDDPPDGQRN, from the coding sequence GTGGCCACTTCCCTCCGCCTCGACCTCCATGAGCTCACCGGCGCGGAACCGCCGAGCCGCATCTGCCTCTACGCGGCCGTCCCCGGCGCCTTCGTCGACCTTGCTGCCGACATAAGACACGCTCTCCGGTTGACCGATGGCTCTATCGGTCTGGACGAGACGAAGACCCCGACCTCGCTGACCTCGGGGCTGAATGGTCTCGCAGAGCTCTCGGCGATCAACCAGGCGATCGGCATCCTCATCGGCCGCGGCCACCCCCCTGGTCATGCCCACCGCGAGCTGTCCCGACAGGCCGACGGCGCCGGAGTCAGCCTGCACGTTCGGGCCAGGCAGCTGATCTATGAGACGAGCAGCATCCTCAGGAGCAGCGCCCTTCCTGATGATCCGCCTGACGGGCAGCGCAACTAG